From a single Abyssibacter profundi genomic region:
- a CDS encoding ParB/RepB/Spo0J family partition protein: MTQIPLDHIRPDPNQPRKHFDEENIRELADSILLNGLIQPITVRLDPQSNTDGADHYLIVAGERRYRAHKLLGWPTIEAAVIESTNRAGLAAIQIVENLQRENLSTAELVQGISELVEMPGNTGSPLGVGGVAAMLGKSKTWVSRRAKIARMAEPIRQLVADGLITDVDAADALDALHAEFKSLAVNAIKQIRGEQVRHDWKAPYTLDRAGFRECLQRARERAKAAEEEHARNAADPDYVLVGERWEHRPQQSNKSQAEQDSDRARRQANEQLRPLREQMNATLRQIRQQLCMPADEHSYCALTTGQLFSTDFVPHGNAAKPVPDWNALTRNFRASVTTTEQLARLIGALAHVGVTAPGWQVDGFKELELSGQQLDTIVEWLKAHPTGRLAIDDEPAVAVAHAQPDVCMTLDEAIGTFIAERCELSPAGSTRIADAYDAWLDWCQATGNRACDQAEFSRQMQAGDVTKKRREDAHYFIGLALLGDEALGNARHEGGDQNGTRSV, from the coding sequence ATGACCCAGATCCCGCTCGACCACATCCGGCCTGATCCAAACCAGCCGCGCAAGCACTTCGACGAGGAGAACATCCGGGAGCTGGCAGACAGCATTCTCCTGAATGGCCTGATTCAGCCGATCACCGTCCGGCTGGACCCTCAGTCCAACACCGACGGCGCAGACCACTACCTGATTGTGGCCGGCGAGCGCCGCTATCGCGCGCACAAACTGCTGGGCTGGCCGACCATCGAAGCTGCGGTGATCGAATCGACAAACCGGGCCGGCCTGGCCGCGATCCAGATCGTCGAAAATCTCCAGCGCGAAAACCTCTCCACGGCCGAGCTGGTCCAGGGCATCAGCGAGCTGGTGGAAATGCCCGGGAACACCGGATCGCCGCTCGGCGTAGGTGGTGTAGCCGCGATGCTGGGCAAGTCCAAGACCTGGGTGAGCCGAAGAGCGAAGATCGCCCGCATGGCCGAGCCCATCCGCCAGCTCGTGGCCGACGGCCTCATCACCGATGTGGATGCGGCCGACGCGCTCGATGCGCTGCATGCCGAGTTCAAGAGCCTGGCTGTCAACGCCATCAAACAGATACGCGGCGAGCAGGTCCGACACGATTGGAAAGCGCCCTACACGCTGGACCGCGCAGGGTTCCGCGAATGCCTGCAGCGAGCACGTGAGCGTGCCAAGGCCGCCGAGGAGGAACACGCACGCAATGCGGCGGACCCTGACTACGTGCTCGTCGGCGAGCGCTGGGAGCATCGCCCCCAGCAGAGCAACAAGTCCCAGGCCGAGCAAGATTCCGACAGGGCCAGGCGACAGGCCAACGAGCAGCTACGCCCTCTGCGCGAACAGATGAACGCCACGCTGCGGCAGATTCGGCAGCAACTGTGCATGCCGGCGGACGAGCACAGCTACTGCGCTTTGACCACCGGTCAACTGTTCAGCACTGACTTTGTGCCGCACGGCAACGCGGCGAAACCTGTGCCCGACTGGAACGCGCTCACGCGCAACTTCCGGGCAAGCGTCACCACCACGGAGCAGCTCGCGCGACTGATCGGTGCCCTAGCGCACGTAGGCGTGACCGCGCCGGGCTGGCAGGTAGACGGATTCAAGGAGCTGGAGCTTTCAGGCCAGCAGCTCGACACCATCGTTGAGTGGCTCAAAGCGCACCCCACCGGCCGCCTCGCCATCGATGATGAGCCCGCCGTGGCCGTTGCGCATGCGCAACCCGACGTCTGCATGACGCTGGACGAAGCCATCGGCACCTTCATCGCCGAGCGCTGCGAGCTATCGCCGGCTGGATCTACTCGCATCGCAGACGCCTACGACGCCTGGCTGGACTGGTGCCAGGCCACCGGGAACCGGGCCTGCGACCAAGCAGAGTTCTCAAGGCAAATGCAGGCCGGCGACGTCACCAAAAAACGGCGCGAGGACGCGCACTACTTCATCGGGCTCGCGCTGCTTGGTGATGAAGCGTTAGGAAACGCTCGGCATGAGGGAGGCGATCAGAATGGAACGCGAAGTGTGTAA
- a CDS encoding toxin-antitoxin system TumE family protein has protein sequence MKAEAVINRRITLSANAFAEVVIWKLATPVPGSDHLFKFRLAYVMDGACVLRFDNEAGKGGHIHEHGEERDYAFTSPEQLLIDFFAAIDNLEG, from the coding sequence ATGAAAGCCGAAGCCGTCATCAACCGCCGCATCACTCTCAGCGCCAACGCGTTCGCAGAGGTGGTGATCTGGAAGCTGGCGACTCCGGTGCCGGGCTCGGACCATCTGTTCAAGTTCCGGCTGGCGTACGTGATGGATGGCGCCTGCGTGCTGCGCTTCGATAACGAGGCCGGCAAGGGCGGGCACATTCACGAGCACGGTGAGGAACGCGACTACGCGTTCACCTCGCCCGAGCAGCTGCTCATCGATTTCTTCGCAGCCATCGACAACCTGGAGGGCTG